One segment of Thermovenabulum gondwanense DNA contains the following:
- a CDS encoding trimethylamine methyltransferase family protein, with translation MLYPAEFKFRMSMLDSKEIEMIHQASLEILEKTGVYMPLKKERLEVLKEYGVTVKEYDKRIYFPPKVVEEAIGKAPKNYTLYARNPEYDLPLDGQHGYLSLDGCGVHVVDLETGQVRKSTREDLARAAKVADFLPQISFLWPCVSALDCTPSVQPLYELKTLFENSSKHIQVMTAVDPLNAKGSVEIAASVAGGKDALRRRPIISNFQCSVSPLCFEEKSMEAAFIFAEAGVPVGIMTMPMGGATAPVTVAGNMAVSNAEILAGITVLELLYPGTPTFYGSCATMMDLRTAQITCGAPEDFLMQAAICEMAHYYKIPACVGTFATGAKTFSWQSGMENSISCAVSVWSGADMICGAGMLNGATIFSFEQLLMDCEIFEIIRRLFSGAEVNAETIGLDVINKVGPGNNFLIQKHTMKFARKMWMPSLIQRKSYEEWVRNGKPSPEGLAKEKVLTILNSHQPIPPNNQEELNEIIDYYEHLSRAI, from the coding sequence ATGCTGTATCCTGCTGAATTCAAGTTTAGAATGAGCATGCTTGATTCAAAGGAGATCGAAATGATTCACCAGGCAAGCTTAGAAATACTTGAAAAAACAGGGGTTTATATGCCTTTAAAAAAAGAAAGGTTGGAAGTGTTAAAAGAATATGGAGTTACCGTAAAAGAATATGATAAAAGAATATATTTTCCACCTAAGGTTGTGGAAGAAGCAATCGGTAAAGCGCCTAAAAATTACACCCTTTACGCCAGAAACCCCGAATATGACTTGCCCTTAGATGGACAGCACGGGTATTTGAGTTTGGATGGATGCGGTGTTCACGTAGTAGACCTGGAAACCGGTCAGGTGAGAAAATCTACGAGAGAAGACCTTGCCCGAGCGGCTAAAGTGGCGGATTTCCTGCCCCAAATTTCCTTTTTGTGGCCCTGTGTAAGTGCCCTCGATTGCACTCCTTCGGTGCAACCACTCTATGAACTGAAAACACTTTTTGAGAATTCCAGTAAACATATACAGGTCATGACCGCCGTAGATCCACTGAATGCAAAAGGGAGTGTAGAAATTGCAGCAAGTGTAGCAGGAGGTAAGGATGCTTTGCGGAGAAGACCAATTATCTCCAACTTTCAGTGCAGTGTAAGTCCTTTATGTTTTGAAGAAAAAAGCATGGAAGCGGCTTTCATATTTGCAGAAGCGGGAGTTCCTGTGGGTATTATGACCATGCCTATGGGAGGGGCTACAGCACCGGTAACTGTAGCGGGGAATATGGCTGTCAGTAATGCGGAAATTTTGGCAGGAATTACGGTGCTGGAACTTTTATACCCTGGAACTCCTACGTTCTACGGCTCCTGTGCTACGATGATGGATTTGAGGACCGCCCAGATAACCTGCGGTGCGCCGGAAGATTTTTTAATGCAGGCTGCTATATGTGAAATGGCGCATTATTATAAAATCCCTGCCTGTGTCGGTACCTTTGCTACCGGTGCAAAAACCTTTAGCTGGCAATCCGGTATGGAAAATTCTATTTCATGTGCGGTAAGTGTTTGGTCCGGTGCTGACATGATATGCGGTGCGGGAATGTTAAACGGTGCTACCATTTTCTCTTTTGAACAGCTGCTTATGGATTGTGAAATTTTTGAAATTATAAGACGGTTATTTTCGGGTGCCGAAGTAAATGCGGAAACCATAGGACTGGATGTAATAAATAAGGTGGGGCCTGGGAACAATTTTTTAATTCAAAAACATACCATGAAATTTGCAAGAAAAATGTGGATGCCCAGCCTGATACAGCGTAAGTCATATGAGGAATGGGTAAGAAATGGGAAACCTTCTCCCGAAGGGCTTGCAAAAGAAAAAGTGCTCACAATCCTTAATAGTCACCAACCTATACCCCCGAACAATCAGGAAGAGTTAAATGAGATAATAGATTATTATGAGCACTTGAGCAGGGCAATATAA
- a CDS encoding kinase, whose product MTREPGYLPLRNAGPSEGREGMGKDAVPLPKAGVINFLKGDKMTISFFYPGSAGEILQGKVQGRDVLVSFPVNLYTRVEIFEGRFSGSEVEEYAKSFMFFKNILKRWGVDGGNLCFKINSKIPKGKGFASSTADLCALYHCLVRYFRRKFDIMELVEEALRIEPTDSIVFNRATLFDYKNGKYYKILGDYIKFFIYVFEGQEEVDTIKFNLSVKEPLAEVDDLVPVLVRGIEDKDIRKISFVSTESIKRNQRRLYYPVLQEVESMMKKTGGLGIIGGHSGNFLGIIYDKKLDLDIKIEGFKNYWVNTLSRIY is encoded by the coding sequence TTGACCCGTGAGCCAGGATACCTGCCCTTGAGGAATGCCGGTCCTTCGGAGGGAAGGGAAGGCATGGGTAAGGATGCTGTACCCCTGCCGAAGGCAGGGGTTATTAATTTTTTAAAGGGGGATAAAATGACTATAAGTTTTTTTTATCCGGGAAGCGCTGGGGAAATTTTGCAGGGGAAAGTGCAGGGGAGGGACGTACTGGTTTCTTTTCCCGTAAATTTATATACCCGTGTTGAAATATTCGAAGGAAGATTTAGTGGCAGTGAGGTAGAAGAATACGCTAAATCTTTTATGTTTTTTAAAAACATTTTAAAAAGGTGGGGAGTAGATGGGGGAAATCTTTGCTTTAAAATAAATTCAAAAATACCTAAGGGGAAGGGGTTTGCGAGCAGTACGGCCGATTTATGCGCATTGTACCACTGCCTCGTAAGATATTTTAGAAGGAAATTTGATATAATGGAATTAGTTGAAGAAGCTTTGAGAATAGAGCCTACGGACAGCATCGTTTTTAACAGGGCAACCCTTTTTGATTATAAAAACGGGAAATATTATAAAATTTTGGGTGATTATATAAAATTTTTCATATATGTGTTTGAAGGTCAGGAGGAAGTGGATACGATAAAATTTAATTTATCGGTTAAAGAACCCTTAGCTGAAGTTGATGACCTGGTACCGGTATTGGTTCGGGGAATTGAGGATAAAGATATCCGAAAAATTTCTTTTGTTTCTACGGAGAGTATAAAAAGAAATCAAAGAAGGTTATATTACCCCGTTCTTCAGGAGGTAGAAAGTATGATGAAGAAAACGGGAGGTCTTGGGATTATTGGCGGGCACAGCGGTAATTTTCTCGGAATTATTTATGACAAAAAATTAGATCTTGATATAAAAATTGAAGGTTTTAAGAATTACTGGGTAAATACTTTATCAAGAATCTATTGA
- the cbiB gene encoding adenosylcobinamide-phosphate synthase CbiB: protein MLEIKLQWLDIIIACIMDIIFGDPYNFPHPVKLMGKLISFEEALARKFFKEKGLIIAGFFIVFLNIVLAYAIPWFILNLAKFNYFLFHAVNIFLIYTTVASRCLKDEAMKIYYALEKSLDEARYRLSFIVGRDTKNLDEREIIRATVETVAENTSDGVIAPLFYAVFGTPFAIVYKMVNTMDSMLGYLNDKYKYIGFFPAKTDDVLNFIPARLTGFLMIISGVVSYNFKEAFRIMIRDRKNHKSPNCAYPEGAVAGLLGVQLGGDNFYFGELVKKPKIGDKKRELEIEDIKRAVSIMFAAEGVFIFGLILSILMF, encoded by the coding sequence ATGCTGGAGATAAAACTTCAATGGCTGGACATAATAATTGCCTGTATAATGGATATTATTTTTGGTGACCCCTATAATTTTCCCCATCCCGTTAAATTAATGGGGAAACTTATAAGTTTTGAGGAGGCTTTGGCGAGGAAATTTTTTAAAGAAAAGGGTTTAATTATTGCTGGTTTTTTTATAGTATTTTTGAATATTGTTCTTGCCTATGCTATCCCCTGGTTTATACTTAATCTTGCAAAATTTAATTACTTTCTTTTTCATGCAGTAAATATTTTTCTGATTTATACGACTGTCGCATCAAGGTGTTTAAAAGATGAAGCCATGAAAATTTATTATGCTTTAGAAAAATCCTTGGATGAAGCCCGTTATCGTCTTTCATTTATCGTCGGGAGGGACACAAAAAATCTCGATGAAAGAGAAATAATCCGGGCAACGGTGGAAACGGTTGCGGAAAATACTTCTGATGGTGTTATTGCCCCACTTTTTTATGCCGTATTCGGTACGCCCTTTGCCATTGTTTATAAAATGGTTAATACCATGGATTCTATGCTGGGGTATCTGAACGATAAATATAAATATATTGGGTTTTTCCCGGCAAAAACCGATGATGTGTTAAATTTCATACCCGCAAGGCTTACCGGATTTTTGATGATAATTTCTGGAGTTGTAAGTTATAATTTTAAAGAAGCATTCAGGATTATGATCAGAGACAGAAAAAATCACAAAAGCCCGAACTGTGCCTATCCCGAAGGAGCGGTGGCTGGACTTTTGGGCGTACAGCTGGGGGGAGATAATTTCTATTTCGGAGAGCTTGTGAAAAAACCGAAAATTGGGGATAAAAAAAGGGAACTTGAAATTGAAGATATAAAAAGAGCTGTAAGTATAATGTTTGCGGCGGAAGGGGTTTTCATTTTTGGTTTGATATTAAGTATTTTAATGTTTTGA
- a CDS encoding saccharopine dehydrogenase family protein, with the protein MGYVYAVLGGGRQGTAAAYDMAKFGDADAVLIADISWENAVKSCDRVNALLNKKIAQPFKLDVTDRNSLLNFLNEVDSFLSAVPYWYNLKITEAAIEAKANMCDLGGNTDLVKEQLKLDEKAREAGIAVIPDCGQVPGMGTSLAVYAMSLLDKPEEVYMWDGGIPQNPIPPFNYILTFNIAGLTNEYYGTAKFLKDYKVVEVPTFREEDYELVSFPEPIGELEAFVTSGGTSTAPWTFEGKIKTFINKTLRHKGHFTQWKTLMDFGFLEEEPIEIRGVRISPREVLHALAEPKLKAGEKDKDIVIVRVKVLGEKDGKKAEALVEVIDYYDEETGFTAMSRTTGWDGSIVAIMNAKGITKRGVNPVEIGVPADVFVEELKKRGINVTEKVSCLT; encoded by the coding sequence ATGGGATATGTTTATGCCGTCCTCGGAGGAGGAAGGCAGGGCACTGCTGCGGCTTACGACATGGCCAAATTCGGTGATGCGGATGCGGTGTTAATTGCGGATATATCATGGGAAAATGCGGTTAAATCCTGTGACAGGGTAAATGCTCTGCTTAATAAAAAAATAGCCCAGCCCTTTAAATTGGATGTTACGGATAGAAATAGCCTTCTGAATTTTTTAAATGAGGTGGATTCGTTTTTATCTGCAGTACCCTACTGGTACAATTTAAAGATTACCGAAGCAGCTATTGAGGCAAAAGCAAATATGTGCGACTTAGGCGGAAATACGGACTTGGTAAAAGAGCAGTTGAAATTAGACGAAAAAGCAAGAGAAGCGGGAATAGCAGTTATACCCGACTGCGGGCAGGTACCAGGCATGGGTACATCCTTAGCGGTATATGCAATGAGCCTTCTTGACAAGCCGGAAGAAGTATATATGTGGGATGGAGGAATACCTCAAAACCCCATACCACCATTTAATTATATACTCACCTTTAATATTGCGGGGTTGACCAACGAGTATTACGGAACGGCAAAATTTTTAAAGGATTATAAGGTTGTTGAAGTGCCTACCTTCAGGGAAGAAGATTACGAACTGGTAAGTTTTCCCGAACCCATTGGTGAACTAGAGGCATTTGTGACCAGCGGCGGTACGTCTACGGCTCCCTGGACCTTTGAAGGGAAAATAAAAACATTTATAAATAAAACTTTGAGACATAAAGGGCACTTCACGCAATGGAAAACTTTAATGGATTTTGGGTTCCTGGAAGAGGAACCCATAGAAATAAGGGGAGTAAGGATTTCTCCAAGAGAAGTATTGCATGCTTTGGCCGAGCCTAAATTAAAGGCCGGGGAAAAGGATAAAGATATTGTCATAGTGAGGGTCAAAGTTCTGGGAGAAAAGGACGGAAAAAAAGCCGAGGCTCTTGTAGAGGTAATTGATTATTACGATGAAGAGACGGGATTTACTGCAATGAGCAGAACCACCGGCTGGGACGGATCCATAGTCGCAATAATGAATGCAAAGGGAATTACAAAAAGAGGCGTAAATCCTGTGGAAATAGGTGTTCCAGCGGATGTTTTTGTAGAGGAACTGAAAAAAAGGGGAATAAATGTCACGGAGAAGGTGTCTTGCCTTACATAA
- a CDS encoding pyridoxal phosphate-dependent aminotransferase, with protein sequence MIFKISGREERINIHGGDIYSYDRDLIDFSSNINPLGIMEGLEEYLSKNLKKLSLYPDIKYRRLKKNIADYLNINEDEVIIGNGAVEIINNMILMFNRVVVFVPCFSEYILRTVVLGKNILKLSLDEEFRVKSSVLPKILKKGDLLILGNPNNPTGLRIEKQELIKIAKIVEDKEAFLLLDEAFYEFCEEDYDSIKLFYNSKNVCIIRAATKFFALPGIRLGYAFANKDFVKTYLQYELPWNVNSIAEAAADYIFKNRDYIIKSKNYIKQQREMMYKHLSKIKDVKVFRTNCNFFLLKLLKYDEEYVFERLLEKNILIRKCSNFEGLDKSYIRVAVKKEEENTKLIEGLKKCFE encoded by the coding sequence TTGATTTTTAAAATTTCGGGTAGGGAGGAGAGGATTAATATCCACGGAGGGGATATATATTCTTATGATAGGGATTTAATAGATTTTTCAAGCAATATAAACCCGTTGGGGATTATGGAAGGGTTAGAAGAATATTTAAGCAAAAACTTGAAAAAACTTTCCCTTTATCCTGACATAAAATACAGGAGGCTTAAAAAAAATATAGCGGATTATTTAAATATTAATGAGGATGAAGTAATTATAGGTAATGGCGCCGTAGAAATAATAAATAATATGATATTGATGTTTAATAGAGTAGTGGTTTTTGTACCTTGTTTTAGTGAATATATTTTAAGAACGGTAGTTTTGGGAAAAAACATTTTAAAACTTTCTTTAGATGAAGAATTCAGGGTAAAAAGCTCTGTACTACCAAAAATATTAAAAAAAGGCGACCTGCTTATCCTTGGTAATCCCAATAACCCGACCGGGCTCAGGATTGAAAAACAAGAATTAATAAAAATCGCAAAAATAGTGGAAGATAAAGAAGCCTTTTTGCTTTTGGACGAAGCATTTTATGAATTCTGCGAAGAAGATTACGACAGCATTAAACTGTTTTATAACTCAAAAAATGTCTGTATAATAAGAGCTGCAACTAAATTTTTTGCACTTCCGGGGATAAGGCTTGGTTATGCTTTTGCAAATAAGGATTTTGTGAAGACCTATTTACAGTATGAGCTGCCGTGGAATGTAAATTCAATTGCTGAAGCAGCGGCTGATTATATTTTTAAAAATAGGGATTATATTATTAAAAGTAAAAATTACATAAAGCAGCAGCGGGAAATGATGTACAAACATTTAAGTAAAATAAAAGATGTAAAGGTTTTCAGAACCAACTGCAACTTTTTTTTATTGAAACTTTTAAAATATGATGAGGAATATGTATTTGAAAGGCTTTTAGAGAAGAACATCTTAATAAGAAAATGTTCCAATTTTGAAGGGCTTGATAAAAGCTATATCAGGGTAGCTGTTAAAAAGGAAGAAGAAAATACTAAGTTGATAGAGGGGTTAAAAAAATGTTTTGAATAA
- a CDS encoding cobyric acid synthase: MRIMIQGTSSSCGKSLVTTALCRIFAEDGYRVCPFKSQNMALNSYVTDEGLEMGRAQALQALACRIKPKVYMNPILLKPTTDRKSQVIIMGKPYKNMDAVEYFNFKKSLKEKIREIYSEIEKQYDIVVIEGAGSPAEINLKEDDFVNMGMAEIANSNVLLVGDIDRGGVFASIYGTYMLLEERERERIKGIIINKFRGDKSLLMSGIEIIENLIGVPVIGVIPYIDIRLEDEDGMVQINNICKNKIKISVIRLPRISNSSDFNPFLFDEDVSLFYTDDPEEIDDADIVIIPGSKNTLEDLRWLKKKGLFNKLKEYKGIIFGICGGYQMMGKIVIDEEGWETKKGDFEEGLNFFDGITYIKGEKVLRNVEGTALGKRVSGYEIHMGETENNKNPFVEIHKEGQIVYDGDMKDERFYGTYLHGIFDSGEFRQEILNFVRRKKGLELKTSRDFDIKREEELAKLSKVFRENLDIDYIYKIMKED; this comes from the coding sequence ATGCGCATAATGATTCAGGGAACTTCATCTTCCTGCGGCAAAAGCCTGGTTACAACTGCCCTGTGCCGGATTTTTGCCGAGGACGGTTACAGGGTATGTCCGTTTAAATCACAGAACATGGCATTAAACTCTTATGTTACCGATGAAGGGCTCGAAATGGGAAGGGCCCAGGCTCTACAGGCTTTAGCCTGTAGGATAAAGCCCAAGGTGTATATGAATCCAATTTTATTAAAACCTACTACCGACAGGAAAAGCCAGGTAATTATTATGGGAAAACCTTATAAAAACATGGATGCGGTGGAATATTTCAATTTTAAAAAAAGCCTTAAGGAAAAGATAAGGGAGATATATTCAGAGATAGAAAAACAATACGATATTGTGGTGATAGAAGGGGCGGGTAGTCCTGCGGAGATAAACCTTAAGGAAGACGATTTTGTAAACATGGGGATGGCAGAAATAGCAAACTCCAATGTGCTACTCGTGGGAGATATCGATAGGGGAGGAGTTTTTGCTTCAATATACGGAACATACATGCTGTTAGAAGAAAGGGAAAGAGAGAGGATTAAAGGAATAATAATAAATAAATTCCGGGGAGACAAGTCCTTATTAATGAGCGGTATTGAGATAATCGAGAATTTAATAGGTGTTCCGGTGATAGGTGTAATTCCGTATATCGATATAAGGCTGGAAGATGAGGATGGGATGGTCCAGATAAATAATATCTGTAAAAATAAAATAAAAATATCGGTTATAAGACTTCCGAGGATTTCCAATTCCTCCGATTTCAACCCCTTTCTATTTGATGAAGATGTATCGCTATTTTATACCGATGACCCTGAGGAAATTGACGATGCGGATATAGTGATAATACCCGGCAGTAAGAATACATTGGAGGATTTAAGGTGGCTGAAGAAAAAGGGACTTTTTAATAAACTTAAGGAATACAAAGGTATAATATTTGGAATATGCGGTGGCTATCAGATGATGGGTAAAATAGTAATTGACGAGGAGGGCTGGGAGACAAAAAAGGGTGATTTTGAAGAGGGATTAAATTTTTTTGACGGGATTACTTACATAAAAGGTGAAAAGGTATTGAGGAATGTAGAAGGTACCGCCCTTGGGAAAAGGGTAAGTGGCTACGAAATTCATATGGGCGAAACGGAAAACAACAAAAACCCGTTTGTAGAAATTCATAAAGAAGGGCAAATTGTCTACGATGGAGATATGAAGGATGAAAGATTTTATGGCACTTACCTTCACGGAATCTTCGATTCCGGTGAATTCAGGCAGGAAATATTAAATTTTGTGAGGAGGAAGAAAGGATTGGAGCTTAAAACATCCCGGGATTTTGATATAAAGAGGGAGGAAGAATTGGCAAAACTTTCTAAGGTATTCAGGGAAAACCTGGATATTGATTATATTTATAAAATAATGAAGGAAGATTAA
- a CDS encoding FmdE family protein, whose protein sequence is MNKELWQKCVDFHGHECPGLAIGIRASEAAIKKLNLTFSKDEEVVCITENDACGVDAVQVITGCTVGKGNLIFRNTGKQAFTFFRRDTKEGIRIVLKPTDKEMTREEKMKYLLNAPLEDIFEFKKPHYDIPGKAKIFRSVKCENCGEMAAENKIRLMEGKKVCMDCYEDYCRGWN, encoded by the coding sequence ATGAATAAAGAATTATGGCAAAAATGCGTTGACTTTCACGGCCACGAATGCCCTGGGCTTGCCATAGGAATAAGGGCAAGCGAGGCTGCAATAAAAAAATTAAATTTGACATTTTCAAAAGACGAAGAAGTTGTATGTATCACCGAAAACGATGCATGCGGAGTTGATGCTGTTCAGGTCATAACTGGATGTACTGTAGGGAAGGGGAACCTTATTTTTAGAAATACCGGGAAACAGGCTTTTACATTTTTTAGAAGGGATACAAAAGAAGGGATAAGGATTGTATTAAAACCTACGGATAAGGAAATGACCAGGGAAGAAAAAATGAAATACTTATTAAATGCGCCATTAGAAGATATTTTTGAGTTTAAAAAACCTCATTATGATATTCCGGGAAAAGCTAAAATATTCAGGTCAGTAAAATGCGAAAATTGCGGTGAAATGGCTGCGGAAAATAAAATAAGATTGATGGAAGGTAAAAAAGTGTGCATGGACTGTTACGAGGATTACTGCAGAGGGTGGAACTAA
- a CDS encoding sigma 54-interacting transcriptional regulator, with the protein MNESICFLVKTRDRVGMALDILKILFKYNINLKSMEVGPGYACIKIENLKGFSFDFLKNELMKEKDVMEVERIKMMPQEKKEKEIKAVLDATVEGIIAIDKNGIITALNPAAEKILKIKGQDAIGKPVAEILAPDIPMLNTLKTGVSYDNVEIVLNSESVKSHYITSGRPILDQEGNPVGVVASLQDIESVMELVYSFTQPAMTTFDDILGESEKIKKIKEIAKIAAKGNSTVLICGESGTGKELFARSIHMASPRRNKPFVAVNCAAIPDTLLESELFGYDEGAFTGAKKGGKQGLFKYADKGTLFLDEIGELSTHLQVKLLRVLQEGKIRLVGGNEEIPVDVRIISATNRDLEKLMKEGKFREDLYYRLNVIPIFIPPLRERKEDIPVLARHLVKKLSQKAGKKFLDITPEAIKKLMKYDWPGNVRELSNVIERAINLCEEEFIREEHLILKEDEFSETAVGRMKNAQKSCRGLKEVVEEAEKQAIMDALVKSKSIREAARLLGVSHATIINKMKIYKIGKKDSQ; encoded by the coding sequence ATGAACGAATCGATTTGTTTTTTGGTTAAAACCCGGGACAGAGTGGGAATGGCTTTGGATATTTTAAAAATTTTATTCAAATACAATATAAATTTAAAATCCATGGAAGTGGGCCCCGGTTATGCATGCATAAAAATTGAAAATTTAAAAGGGTTTTCTTTTGATTTTTTAAAAAATGAATTGATGAAGGAAAAAGATGTGATGGAAGTTGAAAGAATAAAGATGATGCCCCAGGAGAAAAAAGAAAAGGAAATCAAAGCTGTTTTGGATGCTACCGTTGAAGGCATAATAGCCATAGACAAAAATGGCATTATTACGGCACTTAACCCGGCAGCAGAGAAAATATTAAAGATAAAAGGGCAGGATGCGATAGGAAAACCCGTTGCCGAGATATTGGCACCCGACATCCCAATGTTAAACACTTTAAAAACCGGCGTAAGCTATGATAATGTAGAAATAGTATTGAATAGTGAAAGTGTTAAAAGCCATTATATAACTTCAGGCCGACCCATTCTCGATCAAGAAGGAAACCCGGTAGGGGTTGTGGCTTCCCTTCAGGATATAGAAAGCGTGATGGAACTGGTGTATTCTTTTACACAGCCAGCTATGACAACCTTTGACGATATTCTTGGTGAAAGCGAAAAGATAAAAAAGATAAAGGAAATAGCCAAAATAGCAGCAAAAGGGAATTCCACCGTCCTGATCTGCGGAGAAAGCGGAACAGGCAAAGAACTTTTTGCACGCTCAATTCACATGGCAAGCCCAAGGAGGAACAAGCCTTTTGTAGCGGTAAATTGTGCTGCAATTCCCGATACACTCCTTGAGAGCGAACTTTTTGGATATGACGAAGGAGCTTTTACCGGAGCGAAAAAAGGGGGTAAGCAGGGGCTTTTTAAATACGCTGACAAGGGGACGCTTTTTCTTGACGAGATTGGAGAACTTTCCACCCATCTTCAAGTAAAACTCCTCCGAGTGCTGCAGGAAGGAAAAATCAGGCTGGTAGGAGGGAATGAAGAAATCCCTGTTGATGTGAGGATAATTTCAGCCACAAACAGGGACCTGGAAAAATTAATGAAAGAGGGGAAATTCAGGGAAGACCTTTATTACAGGCTAAACGTCATTCCTATTTTCATACCTCCCCTCAGAGAAAGAAAAGAAGATATTCCCGTTTTGGCAAGACACCTGGTTAAAAAGCTCAGCCAAAAAGCGGGAAAAAAATTTTTAGATATCACTCCCGAGGCTATCAAAAAACTTATGAAATATGACTGGCCGGGCAACGTACGGGAGCTTTCTAACGTGATAGAAAGGGCCATAAACCTTTGTGAGGAAGAGTTTATTAGAGAAGAACACTTAATTTTAAAAGAAGATGAATTCAGCGAAACAGCAGTGGGAAGAATGAAAAATGCTCAAAAATCCTGCAGAGGACTAAAAGAAGTGGTAGAAGAAGCAGAAAAACAAGCTATAATGGATGCACTGGTTAAATCCAAAAGTATAAGAGAAGCTGCCAGGCTCCTGGGTGTATCCCATGCTACGATTATAAACAAAATGAAAATTTACAAGATCGGCAAAAAGGATTCTCAATAA
- the megL gene encoding methionine gamma-lyase: MKFNTKAIHAGQKHDPFTGAHVTPIYQTSTFVFENVDQGARRFAGEEHGYIYTRLGNPTVTELEEKMAALENGEAAIATASGMAAISTVLFTLLKQGDHIIANDTLYGCTHSFLSHVLPKYGIEVTFADLSELSNLERAIKHNTKVVYIETPANPTLKLVDLGGAAKIAHNVGAKVVVDNTFMTPYLQRPIEHGVDVVIHSATKYIGGNGDVIAGIIVGPKELIAEIKVPYLKDIGGIISPFDAWLLLRGIKTLGLRMDRHCRNAQIVAEFLEGHPIIDKVYYPGLFSHPQHELAKKQMDGFGGMISFELKGGIEAGKLLMNNVKLIALAVSLGCVDSLIQHPASMTHSPVPREERLRAGITDGLVRLSVGLEDVEDIITDLEQALEKVKNELM; the protein is encoded by the coding sequence ATGAAGTTTAATACAAAAGCCATTCACGCGGGGCAAAAACATGACCCTTTTACTGGAGCTCACGTAACTCCCATATACCAGACTTCAACTTTTGTATTTGAAAACGTTGATCAGGGAGCGCGCCGCTTTGCCGGAGAAGAACACGGGTATATATACACCAGACTGGGCAATCCCACCGTTACCGAACTCGAAGAAAAAATGGCGGCCTTAGAAAACGGTGAAGCGGCAATAGCCACTGCTTCCGGTATGGCAGCTATTTCTACGGTTCTATTCACATTGTTAAAACAGGGTGATCACATCATAGCAAACGACACTTTGTACGGTTGTACCCATAGTTTTTTAAGCCATGTTCTACCTAAATACGGAATAGAAGTAACTTTTGCTGACCTTTCAGAGCTTTCAAATCTTGAGAGGGCTATAAAGCATAACACAAAAGTCGTTTATATAGAAACCCCTGCCAATCCCACACTTAAACTGGTAGATCTCGGGGGAGCGGCAAAAATAGCCCACAATGTCGGAGCAAAAGTGGTTGTGGACAATACCTTTATGACACCCTATTTGCAAAGACCAATTGAGCATGGAGTGGATGTGGTAATCCACAGCGCTACAAAATACATCGGTGGGAACGGCGATGTCATAGCGGGTATAATCGTGGGTCCGAAAGAATTAATTGCTGAAATAAAGGTGCCATACCTTAAGGATATTGGTGGAATTATTAGCCCCTTTGACGCCTGGCTGCTTTTAAGAGGAATAAAAACCTTAGGATTACGTATGGACCGCCATTGCCGGAATGCCCAAATAGTCGCAGAGTTTCTGGAGGGCCATCCGATCATAGATAAAGTATATTATCCCGGCCTTTTTTCCCATCCCCAGCATGAATTAGCTAAAAAGCAAATGGATGGCTTCGGTGGCATGATAAGTTTTGAATTAAAAGGGGGAATAGAAGCCGGAAAGCTTTTAATGAACAATGTAAAATTGATAGCACTGGCAGTAAGCCTGGGTTGCGTAGATTCCCTTATACAGCATCCGGCTTCCATGACACATTCCCCGGTTCCCAGAGAAGAAAGGTTAAGGGCAGGAATTACCGATGGCCTGGTGAGGCTATCAGTTGGTCTCGAGGATGTGGAGGATATTATAACGGATTTAGAACAGGCTCTTGAAAAAGTTAAGAACGAACTTATGTAA